A genomic region of Synechococcus sp. NOUM97013 contains the following coding sequences:
- the rplT gene encoding 50S ribosomal protein L20 produces the protein MARVKRGNVARKRRNKILRLARGFRGSNGTLFRTANQRVMKALCNAYRDRRRRKRDFRRLWIARINAAARLNGVSYSRLIGGLKQADVRLNRKMLAQLAVADPASFTNVVNATQG, from the coding sequence ATGGCACGCGTCAAAAGAGGCAACGTCGCCCGTAAGCGCCGCAATAAAATCCTCCGTTTAGCCCGTGGCTTCCGCGGCAGCAACGGCACCCTCTTCCGCACCGCCAACCAGCGGGTGATGAAGGCTCTGTGCAACGCCTACCGCGATCGTCGCCGTCGCAAGCGTGACTTCCGCCGCCTCTGGATCGCACGCATCAACGCCGCTGCCCGTCTGAACGGTGTGAGCTACAGCCGTCTGATCGGCGGCCTCAAGCAAGCTGATGTGCGTCTGAACCGCAAGATGCTTGCTCAGTTGGCAGTGGCGGATCCCGCCAGCTTCACGAATGTGGTGAATGCAACCCAGGGTTGA
- the rpmI gene encoding 50S ribosomal protein L35, with product MPKLKTRKAAAKRFKATGTGKFMRRRAFRNHLLDHKSPKLKRHLGTKAVVDRTDEDRVALMMPYA from the coding sequence ATGCCCAAGCTCAAGACCCGCAAAGCAGCCGCCAAGCGGTTCAAAGCAACCGGCACTGGCAAGTTCATGCGTCGGCGCGCGTTCCGCAATCACCTGCTGGATCACAAGAGCCCCAAGCTCAAGCGCCACCTGGGCACGAAAGCTGTCGTCGACCGCACGGACGAGGATCGCGTGGCTCTGATGATGCCCTACGCCTAA